A single region of the Solwaraspora sp. WMMD791 genome encodes:
- a CDS encoding Ig-like domain-containing protein, whose protein sequence is MDRVRRGWSVAMTLAVIAPAALAGCGADKEAPRFVSGQVASASPTPPPEPFEFAISPEADAKDLPISTEIGTSVSGGEVTSVTLVEDGGGEVSGSMRDDGTSWVPDKPLKNNKKYTATVVATSASGDEETKTTTFSTMGKSGSQTGTGLYLFDGRTYGVAMPVVVEFFPGVPEKERANVQKRMFVSTDPPQPGTWYWVANGSQAFYRAPDYWQPGTKLTARIALGGHPTGDGRYGDQDRGATATIGGKVTMEVDNATKQLSMFKDDKLVKQMPVSLGKPSTPSSSGTMVVMDKQAQTVFDTFAELGPEEGYRTDISFAQRITWGGEFIHAAPWSVGDQGVRNVSHGCVNLSMANAEWLFSQTKVGDPITVKGTERKLADGNGWTAWNLTWDEFVKGSALPVPADLAPKQRSGSPAPAQSGGGTPTPAPSVTSG, encoded by the coding sequence ATGGACAGGGTCAGGAGGGGTTGGTCGGTCGCGATGACACTGGCAGTCATCGCACCGGCCGCACTGGCAGGGTGCGGAGCGGACAAGGAGGCACCACGGTTCGTCAGCGGTCAGGTGGCGTCGGCGAGTCCGACTCCGCCGCCGGAACCGTTCGAGTTCGCCATCTCGCCGGAGGCTGACGCGAAGGATCTGCCGATCAGCACGGAGATCGGCACCTCGGTCAGCGGTGGGGAGGTGACCTCGGTGACGCTCGTCGAGGACGGCGGCGGCGAGGTCAGCGGCAGCATGCGCGACGACGGTACCTCCTGGGTGCCGGACAAGCCGTTGAAGAACAACAAGAAGTACACGGCGACGGTGGTCGCGACGAGCGCCTCCGGGGACGAGGAGACGAAGACCACCACGTTCAGCACGATGGGCAAGTCCGGGTCGCAGACCGGCACGGGGCTCTACCTGTTCGACGGGCGTACGTACGGGGTGGCGATGCCGGTGGTGGTGGAGTTCTTCCCGGGCGTTCCGGAGAAGGAGCGGGCCAACGTGCAGAAGCGGATGTTCGTCTCGACCGACCCGCCGCAGCCGGGCACCTGGTACTGGGTGGCGAACGGCAGTCAGGCGTTCTACCGGGCGCCGGACTACTGGCAGCCCGGCACCAAGCTGACCGCGCGGATCGCGCTCGGTGGGCATCCGACGGGTGACGGCCGGTACGGCGACCAGGACCGCGGGGCCACCGCCACGATCGGCGGCAAGGTGACGATGGAGGTGGACAACGCCACCAAGCAGTTGTCGATGTTCAAGGACGACAAGCTGGTCAAGCAGATGCCGGTGAGTCTCGGCAAGCCGAGTACGCCGTCGTCGAGTGGCACGATGGTGGTGATGGACAAGCAGGCGCAGACGGTCTTCGACACGTTCGCCGAGCTTGGCCCGGAGGAGGGTTACCGGACGGACATCTCGTTCGCTCAGCGGATCACCTGGGGCGGTGAGTTCATTCACGCGGCGCCGTGGTCGGTCGGTGACCAGGGGGTACGCAACGTGTCGCACGGCTGCGTCAACCTGTCGATGGCGAACGCGGAGTGGCTGTTCAGTCAGACCAAGGTCGGTGATCCGATCACGGTCAAGGGGACCGAGCGCAAGCTGGCCGACGGTAACGGGTGGACGGCGTGGAACCTGACCTGGGACGAGTTCGTCAAGGGCAGCGCGCTGCCGGTGCCGGCCGATCTCGCGCCGAAGCAGCGGTCCGGGTCGCCGGCACCGGCCCAGTCCGGTGGGGGCACCCCGACCCCGGCACCCTCGGTGACGTCCGGATGA